From the Terriglobales bacterium genome, the window ACGACTTAAACCAGATTTCCCGCGCAGAATCGGCCTTTTCCCATCCCGAGCGCACGCATGATGCCGAGCTTCGGTCGATATCCGTTCGTCCAGGCGGTCTCTCCGTTCCGCCTCACAACCCGGCTTCGCCTTAGCGAAGGCGGTATGCCTTTCCGCTCAATCAATGCTCCCCAACGCTGCCCGCTGGCAGCGCTCCACGAAAAGAGGAATCCATGAAGCAAGACGCAACCGTTGAACTCACAGGCGGTAAGCGACTCGAATTTGAAACTGGCCGTTTGGCCAAACAGGCGCCTGGCGCCGCGCTGGTAAGAATCGGCGATAACGTTATCCTCGCCACGGCAGTGGCCGCGCCTGAACCGCGTGAAGGACAGGATTTCTTCCCACTCACCGTTGACTATCGCGAGTACACCTACGCCGGCGGACGCATCCCCGGCGGGTTCATTAAGCGCGAAGGCCGCCCGAGTGAACGCGAAATTCTCACTGCCCGCCAGATCGATCGTCCCATCCGTCCTCTCTTCCCCGACTATTTCAAGAATGAAACTCAGGTGATCGCGCTGGTGTTGTCAGCCGACACCGACAACGATCCCGACGTTGTCGCGATCAATGCCGCCTCTTGCGCGATTACGCTTTCGGACATTCCGTTTGGCGGACCCGTCGGCGCAGTGCGCATCGGACTGGTGAACGGCCAGATGGTCGTGAATCCCAGCTATGCCGAGATGCGCGAAAGTCAGCTCAACATCATGGTCGTTGGCACCAAAGACGGCATCGTGATGATCGAGTCCGGCGCGAAGGAAGTCACGGAAGATCGCGTGGTCGATGCCATCGAGTTCGCGCATGGCGAGATCAAGAAGATTTGCGCCACGATCAGCGATTTAGCCTCGCGCGCTGGAAAGCAGAAGCGGCAGCTTACTGCTCCCGAATTCGATGAAAGCTACTATCGCGAGCTCAAATCGAAAGTCGGGGCGAAGCTTGCAGATGCGCTCGATACCAAGAAGTACCCAAAGATCGAGAGCTACACGAAAGTCGCTGAGATCAAGAAAGAACTTAAGAGCAAGCTGCCCGAAGGCGACGAAGCTGCCGCAGATAAGCTTGAGAACTATTACGAAGTGCTGCGCGAGCGGCTTTTCCGCGAGCAGGTCACGAAAGATCGCGTACGTCCTGACCGGCGCAAGTTCAACGAGATCCGCCCAATCACGATTGAAACCAGCGTGCTTCCACGCACGCACGGTTCGGCGATCTTCACGCGCGGCGAAACACAGGCGTTGGTAACCACCACACTCGGCACTTCTGAAGACGTGCAGCGCCTGGAAAACTTCGAAGGCGAGAAGAAAAAGAATTTCATGCTGCACTACAACTTCCCGCCATTCTCGGTCGGTGAGACCGGACGCATGACCGGAGTGGGCCGTCGCGAAGTCGGCCACGGAGCGCTCGCCGAACGAGCGATCACAGCGGTTCTGCCGGATGAGACAGCATGGCCGTATACCATGCGCGTAGTCTCCGACATTCTCGAATCGAACGGCTCATCTTCCATGGCTTCCGTCTGCGGAGCTGCTCTTTCGCTAATGGACGCCGGCGTTCCCATCAAAGCTCCTGTCGCTGGAATTGCAATGGGCTTAGTGAAAGAAGGCGAGGATTATTCAATCCTTACGGACATTGCTGGAGCCGAAGATCACTACGGCGACATGGACTTCAAAGTCGCCGGGACACGGCAGGGAATCACCGCCCTGCAGATGGATATCAAGATCTCCGGCATCACTGGAAAGATCATGCGCGAAGCGCTGGAGCAGGCGCGCGAGGGCAGGCTGTTCATTCTGGACAAAATGCAGGAGGCTTTGCCGGAAGCCCGTTCCGCCGTCTCGAAGTTTGCGCCGCGTATTCACACCTTGCAAATTCCTGTCGATAAGATTCGCGATCTCATTGGCCCGGGCGGCAAGGTGATCCGCGGCATCGTTGAGCAGACGGGCGTTAAGATCGACGTCGAAGACTCCGGTCGCGTAAACGTCGCCTCCAGCGATGAAGCAGCGATGAGCAAAGCGTTGCAGATCATCGGCGACATCACTGCGACTCCCGAAGTAGGAAAGACATATCTCGGCAAAGTTGTACGTCTCGCAGACTTCGGAGCGTTCGTCGAACTCTTTCCTGGAACCGACGGACTGCTGCATATCAGCGAAATCGCCGAACATCGCATTAAAGACGTTCGCGACGAGCTGCATGAAGGCGATCAGATCCTCGTGAAGGTCCTGGCTATCGAAGGCAATCGTATCAAGCTCTCGCGCAAGGCGATCTTGAAAGAACAACGCGCCAAGATGGCCGGACAGGCTGGCGGCGCGGCTCCGGCGAGCCACGAGGGTGATGGACATCATCCTGAACACGTGACTCCGAACGGCGGTGGCGGCGAGAGCATCACCATCGAAGGCGGAGCCGACTTCGAGGAGGAAGAAGGCGAACCGAACTTCAATCGTGCGGAAGGCGAACCTGCGCATGCCGGACAAGGCGGCGGAGGTGGTCAAGGCCGTCGTGAAGGCGGAGGCGGCGGACGCGGTGGCCGAGGGCGTCGTCACCATCGCCGGGGTGGACCACGCGGCGGGGGCGGTGGAGGCGGTCGCCACTGAGTGAAATTCCAGGAAGGAAAAAAGGAGACGCGAGTCTCCTTTTTCTTTTACGTGGAGCCGACCGCCCTCGGCCGGGTTTTGCTTATTTTGGGGGAAAGGCCTTCGGTTCAACTCCCGTTATTTCGTTGTGCCCAGATTCTGTGAGTCTCCATCAAACACCCGGCCGAGGGCGGCCGGCTTCACGTTTGTGCATTCACGAGTGAATGCTTCACGCGGTACTCAGTTATGCTTGAGCGCGCATGAGTGTGTCCGTGGTGATCATCACCAAGAACGAAGAAGCGAACATCGCGCGCACTTTGGAGAGCGTTGGTTGGGCTGAAGAGCGCATCGTCGTCGATTCCGGATCGACCGACCGCACGATAGAAATTGCGAGACAACACGGCGCCAGAGTGTTCGAAGAAGAATGGAAGGGCTACGCCACGCAGAAGAACTCCGCAATCGCGAAAGGATCCTGCGATTGGGTGCTTTCCTTGGATGCAGATGAAGAAGTTTCGCCGGAGCTGAGCACTAACATCCGACGAGTCATCACGGTCAGCGGAGCGCCTTCAACACTCAATGGATACTTCATCGCACGTCGAAATTTTTTCTTACGCCGGTGGATTCGTCACGGCGGCTTCTATCCCGATAAAAAGTTACGTCTCTTCAGACGTGGTACAGGTGAGTTCGTCGAGCGCGCTGTGCACGAAACCATGCGCGTGAATGGCCCAACAGCGACACTCAGCGGCGATCTCATCCACCATGCGTATCCCACACTCGCTGGATACATTGAAACGATGAATCGATATTCGACGCTCGCTGCCGAGGTGTTGATACGT encodes:
- a CDS encoding glycosyltransferase family 2 protein, coding for MSVSVVIITKNEEANIARTLESVGWAEERIVVDSGSTDRTIEIARQHGARVFEEEWKGYATQKNSAIAKGSCDWVLSLDADEEVSPELSTNIRRVITVSGAPSTLNGYFIARRNFFLRRWIRHGGFYPDKKLRLFRRGTGEFVERAVHETMRVNGPTATLSGDLIHHAYPTLAGYIETMNRYSTLAAEVLIRERRVRSSLIWFVMNVRVRPVLNFVWNYFFRGGFLDGREGFLLHWYHNVYVSWKYAKAWEIFRQRERSSP
- the pnp gene encoding polyribonucleotide nucleotidyltransferase, whose translation is MKQDATVELTGGKRLEFETGRLAKQAPGAALVRIGDNVILATAVAAPEPREGQDFFPLTVDYREYTYAGGRIPGGFIKREGRPSEREILTARQIDRPIRPLFPDYFKNETQVIALVLSADTDNDPDVVAINAASCAITLSDIPFGGPVGAVRIGLVNGQMVVNPSYAEMRESQLNIMVVGTKDGIVMIESGAKEVTEDRVVDAIEFAHGEIKKICATISDLASRAGKQKRQLTAPEFDESYYRELKSKVGAKLADALDTKKYPKIESYTKVAEIKKELKSKLPEGDEAAADKLENYYEVLRERLFREQVTKDRVRPDRRKFNEIRPITIETSVLPRTHGSAIFTRGETQALVTTTLGTSEDVQRLENFEGEKKKNFMLHYNFPPFSVGETGRMTGVGRREVGHGALAERAITAVLPDETAWPYTMRVVSDILESNGSSSMASVCGAALSLMDAGVPIKAPVAGIAMGLVKEGEDYSILTDIAGAEDHYGDMDFKVAGTRQGITALQMDIKISGITGKIMREALEQAREGRLFILDKMQEALPEARSAVSKFAPRIHTLQIPVDKIRDLIGPGGKVIRGIVEQTGVKIDVEDSGRVNVASSDEAAMSKALQIIGDITATPEVGKTYLGKVVRLADFGAFVELFPGTDGLLHISEIAEHRIKDVRDELHEGDQILVKVLAIEGNRIKLSRKAILKEQRAKMAGQAGGAAPASHEGDGHHPEHVTPNGGGGESITIEGGADFEEEEGEPNFNRAEGEPAHAGQGGGGGQGRREGGGGGRGGRGRRHHRRGGPRGGGGGGGRH